A single genomic interval of Halorubrum aethiopicum harbors:
- the metG gene encoding methionine--tRNA ligase — protein sequence MSHDDFPTDHPAVVTCGLPYANGDLHIGHLRTYVGGDVYARALERLGQETAFVSGSDMHGTPVAVNAEQAGVSPEDFALDWHERYAETFPKFNVDFDNYGHTHDETNTETTQELVRDLDEAGHLYEKEIMVAYDPVDDQFLPDRYVEGTCPYCGAHARGDECDEGCQRHLEPGEVEDPVSTITGNPAEYRERTHKFFEVSAFSEYLSGFLDRLEGTSNARNQPREWIEQGLQDWCITRDMDWGIDMPGENPQDLVLYVWVDAPIEYVSSTKQYTERVGADAFDWEAAWKEGADDAHPEGGEIVHVIGRDIIQHHTIFWPAMLEATGHAEPRAVMASGFVTLGGKGFSTSRDRAVWADEYLEEGFHPDPLRYYLATNGGFQQDVDFSWEKFRDRVNTELVGTVGNFLYRSLLFAHRNYDDAPIADATSEEVADRIDEAVADVEAAVNDYSVRALGDAVTDLARFGNEYIQHNEPWKLVDDEPEEAARVIHDCVAIAKAIAVLFEPIAPEKCERLWDQLGEDGSVHEVTVAAASEEPEGDLSEPTELFEKVEDDRVEELNAKLESRVAEAEGDEASDDADGSSDDQGDEDDEDDTEDTDMTDIDPISDDRISFEQFQELDVRVGRIEEAAEIEGADDLLKLRVDLGVETRTIVAGLKGLHAVEDLPGTKVVVLANMEKADLFGVESNGMVLAAGEQADLLTTYEDAEPGTKVL from the coding sequence ATGAGCCATGACGACTTCCCCACCGATCATCCGGCGGTGGTGACCTGTGGACTGCCGTACGCCAACGGCGACCTCCACATCGGGCACCTCCGCACCTACGTCGGCGGCGACGTCTACGCCCGCGCGCTCGAGCGGCTCGGCCAGGAGACCGCGTTCGTCTCGGGCTCGGACATGCACGGGACGCCCGTCGCGGTCAACGCCGAGCAGGCGGGCGTCTCCCCCGAGGACTTCGCGCTCGACTGGCACGAGCGGTACGCCGAGACGTTCCCGAAGTTCAACGTCGACTTCGACAACTACGGCCACACCCACGACGAGACGAACACCGAAACGACCCAGGAACTCGTCCGCGACCTCGACGAGGCCGGCCACCTGTACGAAAAGGAGATCATGGTCGCGTACGACCCCGTCGACGACCAGTTCCTCCCGGACCGCTACGTCGAGGGGACCTGCCCGTACTGCGGGGCGCACGCCCGCGGCGACGAGTGCGACGAGGGCTGCCAGCGCCACCTCGAGCCGGGCGAGGTCGAGGATCCCGTCTCGACGATCACCGGCAACCCCGCCGAGTACCGCGAGCGCACCCACAAGTTCTTCGAGGTCTCGGCGTTCTCGGAGTACCTCTCCGGGTTCCTCGACCGTCTCGAGGGGACCTCGAACGCCCGGAACCAGCCCCGCGAGTGGATCGAACAGGGGCTCCAGGACTGGTGTATCACCCGCGACATGGACTGGGGGATCGACATGCCCGGCGAGAACCCGCAGGACCTCGTCCTCTACGTCTGGGTCGACGCCCCCATCGAGTACGTCTCCTCGACGAAACAGTACACGGAGCGCGTCGGCGCGGACGCCTTCGACTGGGAGGCGGCCTGGAAGGAGGGCGCGGACGACGCCCACCCCGAGGGCGGCGAGATCGTCCACGTGATCGGCCGCGACATCATCCAGCACCACACGATCTTCTGGCCCGCCATGCTGGAGGCGACCGGGCACGCGGAGCCGCGGGCGGTGATGGCGAGCGGCTTCGTCACGCTCGGCGGCAAGGGGTTCTCGACCAGCCGCGACCGCGCGGTCTGGGCCGACGAGTACCTCGAGGAGGGGTTCCATCCCGACCCGCTGCGCTACTACCTCGCGACGAACGGCGGGTTCCAACAGGACGTGGACTTCTCGTGGGAGAAGTTCCGCGACCGCGTGAACACCGAACTCGTGGGCACGGTCGGCAACTTCCTCTACCGGTCGCTGCTCTTCGCGCACCGCAACTACGACGACGCGCCGATCGCGGACGCGACGAGCGAGGAGGTGGCCGACCGGATCGACGAGGCGGTCGCCGACGTCGAGGCCGCCGTCAACGACTACTCGGTGCGGGCGCTCGGCGACGCCGTGACCGACCTCGCGCGCTTCGGCAACGAGTACATCCAGCACAACGAGCCGTGGAAGCTCGTCGACGACGAGCCCGAGGAGGCCGCGCGGGTGATCCACGACTGCGTCGCGATCGCGAAGGCGATCGCGGTGCTCTTCGAGCCGATCGCCCCCGAGAAGTGCGAGCGGCTGTGGGACCAGCTCGGCGAGGACGGCTCCGTCCACGAGGTCACCGTCGCGGCCGCGAGCGAGGAGCCCGAGGGCGACCTCTCCGAGCCGACCGAGCTCTTCGAGAAGGTCGAGGACGACCGCGTCGAGGAGCTGAACGCGAAACTGGAGTCGCGCGTCGCCGAGGCGGAAGGCGACGAGGCAAGCGACGACGCGGACGGATCGAGTGATGATCAAGGCGACGAAGACGACGAAGACGACACCGAGGACACCGACATGACCGACATCGACCCCATCAGCGACGACCGCATCAGCTTCGAGCAGTTCCAGGAACTCGACGTCCGCGTCGGGCGGATCGAGGAGGCAGCGGAGATCGAGGGAGCCGACGACCTCCTGAAGCTCCGCGTCGACCTCGGCGTCGAGACCCGCACCATCGTCGCGGGACTCAAGGGGCTCCACGCGGTCGAGGACCTCCCCGGGACGAAGGTGGTCGTCCTCGCCAACATGGAGAAGGCGGACCTGTTCGGCGTGGAGTCGAACGGGATGGTGCTCGCCGCGGGCGAGCAGGCCGACCTCCTCACTACCTACGAGGACGCGGAACCCGGCACGAAGGTGCTCTGA
- a CDS encoding thiamine-phosphate synthase family protein has product MKFIEEVVVDEFLPTVRSMLAEDLRERGFTQREVADALGISQSAVSKYAHGDVARHDRIVADERVRDLVERVGEGLAAGDLSPVAALVEIEVLIRRLEEGDLLAELHEEAMPGLAAADVDFSVHDPDSGLREREAVLASVRRGLRTLTNASGFAGLIPNVGANVVECLPDATAVDDVAAVPGRLVDVKGRAMVPGEPEFGVSEHVATVLLAAREAGASARGAVNVRYDPDLVATLAESHPTVEFDAERGTREAVVEAVTEAVAAADPPENVGGSADDGTLVCYQTGAVGVEPIVYVLAPTAPEAARIVRELL; this is encoded by the coding sequence ATGAAGTTCATCGAGGAGGTCGTCGTCGACGAATTCCTGCCGACGGTGCGCTCGATGCTCGCCGAGGACCTCCGCGAGCGCGGGTTCACCCAGCGGGAGGTCGCCGACGCGCTCGGCATCTCCCAGTCGGCCGTCTCGAAGTACGCCCACGGCGACGTGGCCCGCCACGATCGGATCGTCGCCGACGAGCGCGTGCGCGACCTCGTCGAGCGGGTCGGCGAGGGGCTCGCCGCGGGGGACCTCTCACCCGTGGCGGCGCTCGTCGAGATCGAGGTACTGATCCGGCGGCTGGAGGAGGGCGACCTCCTCGCGGAGCTCCACGAGGAGGCGATGCCGGGACTCGCGGCGGCCGACGTCGACTTCTCGGTCCACGACCCCGACAGCGGGCTCCGCGAGCGCGAGGCCGTCCTCGCGTCGGTCCGCCGCGGGCTCCGGACCCTGACGAACGCCTCCGGCTTCGCGGGGCTCATTCCGAACGTCGGCGCGAACGTGGTCGAGTGTCTCCCCGACGCGACCGCCGTCGACGACGTGGCGGCCGTCCCCGGCCGGCTCGTCGACGTGAAGGGGCGCGCGATGGTGCCCGGCGAGCCGGAGTTCGGCGTGAGCGAGCACGTCGCCACGGTGCTTCTCGCCGCCCGCGAGGCGGGCGCGTCGGCCCGCGGCGCGGTCAACGTCCGGTACGACCCCGACCTCGTCGCGACGCTCGCCGAGTCGCATCCGACCGTCGAGTTCGACGCGGAGCGGGGGACGCGCGAGGCGGTCGTGGAGGCGGTCACGGAGGCGGTCGCGGCCGCCGATCCCCCCGAAAACGTCGGGGGTTCGGCGGACGACGGGACGCTCGTCTGCTATCAGACCGGCGCGGTCGGCGTCGAGCCGATCGTGTACGTCCTCGCGCCGACCGCGCCGGAGGCGGCGCGGATCGTTCGGGAGTTGCTGTAG
- the dcd gene encoding dCTP deaminase has product MILSDSDILDRLAAGDLAIEPLADVDQQVQPASVDLRLGERFLEFQRTNIPCIHPTDADEVGEYVTETTVPEGEEFILHPGDFVLGTTTERVEIPDDLVAHVEGRSSLGRLAIVVHATAGLCDPGYKGQITLELSNLGTAPVALSPGMRVSQLTFTELKSAADRPYGSERGSKYQDQDGPQASRIGSDPEFGGESE; this is encoded by the coding sequence ATGATCCTGTCGGATTCGGACATCCTCGACCGCCTCGCGGCCGGGGACCTCGCCATCGAGCCGCTCGCGGACGTCGACCAGCAGGTCCAGCCCGCGAGCGTCGACCTCCGGCTCGGCGAGCGCTTCCTGGAGTTCCAGCGCACCAACATCCCCTGTATCCACCCCACCGACGCCGACGAGGTCGGCGAGTACGTCACGGAAACCACCGTGCCGGAGGGCGAGGAGTTCATCCTCCACCCCGGCGACTTCGTGCTCGGGACGACGACCGAGCGCGTCGAGATCCCCGACGACCTCGTCGCGCACGTCGAGGGGCGGTCGTCGCTCGGGCGGCTCGCGATCGTCGTCCACGCGACCGCGGGGCTCTGTGACCCCGGCTACAAGGGGCAGATCACCCTCGAGCTCTCGAACCTCGGCACCGCCCCGGTCGCGCTCTCGCCGGGGATGCGCGTCTCACAGCTCACCTTCACGGAGCTGAAGTCGGCCGCCGACCGCCCGTACGGCAGCGAGCGCGGCTCGAAGTACCAGGACCAGGACGGCCCGCAGGCGTCCCGGATCGGGTCCGATCCGGAGTTCGGTGGTGAGTCCGAATGA
- a CDS encoding AIM24 family protein, which translates to MDLDEFARTSAPERDGDEFRKENNRLLGVPLDGTVTVKAGSMVAYTGDVTFTGKASAEGGVTGFLKDAVSSEGTPVMEAEGSGYLYVAEQSKKVRILDLDAGESISVSGNDVLAFESSVDYEINTIGSVSEAAAGGLTNVYLTGPGQVAISTHGDPAVLEPPVFTDPDATVAWSSDLSPSVSINKTFEFGQTSGESVQMEFTGSEGFVVVQPHEE; encoded by the coding sequence ATGGATCTGGACGAGTTCGCGCGCACGAGCGCGCCAGAACGCGACGGTGACGAGTTTCGAAAGGAGAACAACCGGCTGCTCGGGGTCCCGCTCGACGGGACCGTGACGGTGAAGGCCGGCTCGATGGTGGCGTACACGGGCGACGTGACGTTCACCGGCAAGGCCTCGGCCGAGGGCGGCGTGACCGGCTTCCTCAAGGACGCGGTGAGCAGCGAGGGGACGCCGGTGATGGAGGCTGAGGGCAGCGGCTACCTCTACGTCGCCGAGCAGAGCAAGAAGGTGCGGATACTCGATCTGGACGCCGGCGAGTCGATCTCCGTCAGCGGCAACGACGTGCTCGCCTTCGAGTCCTCCGTCGACTACGAGATCAACACGATCGGCAGCGTCTCGGAGGCGGCCGCGGGCGGGCTGACGAACGTCTACCTCACCGGGCCGGGGCAGGTCGCGATCTCCACGCACGGCGACCCCGCCGTGTTGGAGCCGCCGGTCTTCACCGACCCGGACGCGACCGTCGCCTGGAGCAGCGACCTCTCGCCGTCGGTGTCGATCAACAAGACGTTCGAGTTCGGGCAGACCTCCGGCGAGTCCGTTCAGATGGAGTTCACGGGCTCGGAGGGGTTCGTCGTGGTCCAGCCGCACGAGGAGTGA
- the pth2 gene encoding peptidyl-tRNA hydrolase Pth2: protein MKQAIVARRDLGMGEGKLAAQVAHASLSAYEDTGRRSRKKWKGSGQKKVVLGADSESQLFELADKADTEGIPYAIIRDAGHTELEPGTVTALAVGPASDDLVDRVTGELPLY, encoded by the coding sequence ATGAAACAGGCGATCGTCGCCCGCCGGGACCTCGGCATGGGCGAGGGGAAACTCGCCGCGCAGGTCGCACACGCGTCGCTGTCGGCCTACGAGGACACGGGCCGACGAAGCCGCAAGAAGTGGAAGGGATCCGGCCAGAAGAAGGTCGTCCTCGGGGCCGACTCCGAGAGCCAGCTCTTCGAACTCGCGGACAAGGCGGACACGGAGGGGATCCCGTACGCGATCATCCGCGACGCCGGCCACACCGAACTGGAGCCGGGGACCGTCACCGCGCTCGCGGTCGGTCCCGCGAGCGACGACCTCGTCGACCGCGTCACGGGCGAGCTCCCGCTCTACTGA
- the truD gene encoding tRNA pseudouridine(13) synthase TruD gives MVDSSPDDPSPRDRREAHPVERAVGIAQFVSDADGIGGRLRERPEDFRVTELEAFDPDPLDADRGGYPELVVRATLRNWDTNDFARRISDALGISRERVSWAGTKDKRAVTTQLFTLREVDPEDLPEIRGVDVEPIGRAGRRLSFGDLAGNAFEIRVADAVPDAEEQVGAIVRDLRAFAGADPDDPDAPVAVPNYFGQQRFGSVRPVTHRVGLAVVRGDFREAVRLYAGNPSPAEPDDTRAGRRRVDDAFGVAGGDGEDATGGGEGAPAADDDSRAAAGTGDGDWEACLDAMPRKLRFERGMLSRLAERGVDPAAPPADDDWRHALEAVPSNLQRLFVNAAQSVLFNRIVSERLSSGLPFDRPVVGDVACFADRDVPDELYAPDPDREQRVTDERVEVIARHCARGRAFVTAPLVGTETELAAGEPGDIERSVLADAGIEPADFDLPGEFDSTGTRRAIQVRTDLEVTFEAGDPTFAFALPSGSYATVLLREFTKTDPLER, from the coding sequence ATGGTCGACTCATCTCCGGACGACCCCTCCCCCCGCGACCGCCGCGAGGCCCACCCCGTCGAGCGCGCGGTCGGCATCGCGCAGTTCGTGAGCGACGCCGACGGGATCGGCGGGCGGCTCCGCGAACGCCCCGAGGACTTCCGCGTCACCGAGCTGGAGGCGTTCGATCCGGATCCCCTCGATGCCGACCGCGGCGGCTACCCCGAGCTCGTCGTCCGCGCCACGCTCCGGAACTGGGACACGAACGACTTCGCGCGCCGGATCTCCGACGCTTTGGGGATCAGCCGCGAGCGCGTCTCCTGGGCGGGCACGAAGGACAAACGCGCCGTGACGACCCAGCTGTTCACGCTGCGGGAGGTCGACCCCGAGGACCTTCCCGAGATCCGCGGCGTCGACGTCGAGCCGATCGGGCGAGCCGGCCGCCGGCTCTCCTTCGGCGACCTCGCCGGCAACGCCTTCGAGATCCGCGTCGCCGACGCGGTCCCGGACGCGGAGGAGCAAGTCGGAGCGATCGTCCGCGACCTCCGGGCGTTCGCGGGCGCGGACCCCGACGACCCGGACGCGCCCGTCGCGGTCCCCAACTACTTCGGGCAACAGCGGTTCGGCAGCGTCCGGCCGGTCACCCACCGCGTCGGGCTCGCGGTCGTCCGCGGCGACTTCCGCGAGGCGGTCCGGCTGTACGCGGGGAACCCCTCGCCGGCCGAGCCGGACGACACCCGCGCCGGTCGGAGGCGCGTCGACGACGCCTTCGGGGTCGCGGGCGGCGACGGGGAGGACGCCACGGGCGGCGGAGAGGGCGCTCCCGCCGCGGACGACGACTCCCGCGCCGCCGCCGGCACCGGCGACGGCGACTGGGAGGCCTGTCTCGACGCGATGCCCCGCAAGCTCCGGTTCGAGCGCGGGATGCTCTCCCGGCTCGCCGAGCGCGGGGTCGACCCGGCCGCGCCGCCCGCGGACGACGACTGGCGGCACGCGCTCGAGGCGGTGCCCTCGAACCTCCAGCGGCTCTTCGTCAACGCGGCCCAGTCGGTGTTGTTCAACCGGATCGTGAGCGAGCGGCTCTCCAGCGGGCTCCCCTTCGACCGCCCCGTCGTCGGCGACGTGGCGTGTTTCGCCGACCGCGATGTCCCCGACGAGCTGTACGCGCCCGACCCCGACCGCGAACAGCGGGTGACCGACGAGCGGGTGGAGGTGATTGCGCGCCACTGCGCGCGCGGGCGGGCGTTCGTCACCGCGCCGCTCGTCGGCACCGAGACCGAACTCGCGGCGGGGGAACCGGGCGATATCGAGCGGTCGGTGCTCGCGGACGCCGGGATCGAACCCGCGGACTTCGACCTCCCCGGCGAGTTCGACTCGACCGGAACCCGCCGGGCGATCCAGGTCCGGACGGACCTCGAGGTGACGTTCGAGGCGGGCGATCCCACCTTCGCGTTCGCGCTCCCGAGCGGGTCGTACGCGACCGTCCTGCTGCGGGAGTTCACGAAGACGGATCCGCTGGAGCGGTAG
- a CDS encoding GMP synthase subunit A, whose protein sequence is MTRIVVLDLHGQFTHLERRALRDMGVDTEIVDADTPPAEVDADGIVLSGGPDMDRIGKAREYLDLEVPVFGICLGMQVIADERGGRVGGGDYGGYADVDVAIVDEDDPLVGSLAPDTRVWASHADEVKELPPGFTHTATSDVCGIEAMSNAEEGLYGVQWHPEVAHTEEGEAVFENFVAICESA, encoded by the coding sequence ATGACACGGATCGTCGTCTTGGACCTCCACGGCCAGTTCACCCACCTGGAGCGGCGCGCGCTCCGGGACATGGGCGTCGACACCGAGATCGTCGACGCCGACACGCCGCCCGCCGAGGTCGACGCGGACGGAATCGTCCTCTCGGGCGGTCCCGACATGGACCGGATCGGCAAGGCGCGCGAGTACCTCGACCTCGAGGTCCCCGTCTTCGGGATCTGTCTCGGGATGCAGGTGATCGCGGACGAGCGAGGCGGGCGCGTCGGCGGCGGCGACTACGGCGGCTACGCCGACGTCGACGTGGCGATCGTCGACGAGGACGACCCGCTCGTCGGGTCGCTCGCGCCCGACACCCGCGTGTGGGCCTCCCACGCCGACGAGGTGAAGGAGCTGCCGCCGGGATTCACCCACACCGCGACCTCGGACGTCTGCGGCATCGAGGCGATGTCGAACGCGGAGGAGGGCCTGTACGGCGTCCAGTGGCACCCCGAGGTCGCCCACACCGAGGAGGGCGAGGCGGTCTTCGAGAACTTCGTCGCGATCTGCGAGTCGGCGTAG
- a CDS encoding DUF2070 family protein, which produces MTATQGRLAGLSKFIFRAPRWPRTLAFAVLLGGLTGIAVFDSASTMGSTYPVLLVGQDAWQGIVFLGAPTVVAALTTTTVDRALGGNLTYNRSALLALLCELFVVVVLVVAGVFAAVFGLSQRFVFDALVVALASIFALRLLAVLAVSRVSVPAASVPALVQTAVAAVLLFVYGGTARLLIDGGSAYEAYVVFLSRTDHGPPVFDAVTLDHFLLLGALCLLYAVAVWGFLVAVERPWRRALDVSVLDFIRGFIGYAAEESRDLEEFFERLGQEAVVPVSALSFRVIEGDDAGTEVPDAAADAAGDDPDTTAADGGRVDPDRLGEEKARFVLPMIHPGPLGEIGGGDLPRRVALSADGVGFPPHATAGHDFNLVSESEVDCVIDAADRALEDATFRREGTVPQSVEAGESSVLAQRFGDAALAVSTFAPGSADDVDFAVGQSARAEFRSGGAEDVLLVDGHNCHTGLSGADLGHVTPGSERSYDLYEAAGSAGRATADADRGWTELGVAWEPTPWTPEEGIGPLGVRVAVTRVAGVEAAYVLIDGNNMVPGLREDLLAAVREATGIDRVEVMTTDNHVVNRTRADNRVGEEIDADRLAETVASLAVDARADLEPVAVGGGTEHATVTVFGNDRTETLATQANAALSLGAALAAAVTLFAMSVSVLLFFLT; this is translated from the coding sequence GTGACCGCGACACAGGGACGGCTCGCCGGGCTCTCCAAGTTCATCTTCCGTGCGCCGCGCTGGCCGCGAACGCTCGCGTTCGCCGTGCTCCTCGGCGGGCTCACGGGGATCGCCGTCTTCGACTCCGCCTCGACGATGGGGTCGACGTACCCCGTGTTGCTCGTCGGCCAGGACGCCTGGCAGGGGATCGTCTTCCTCGGCGCGCCGACGGTCGTCGCCGCGCTCACGACCACCACGGTCGACCGCGCGCTCGGCGGGAACCTCACGTACAACCGCTCGGCGCTTCTGGCGCTGCTGTGTGAGCTGTTCGTCGTCGTCGTCCTCGTCGTCGCCGGCGTCTTCGCCGCCGTCTTCGGGCTCTCCCAGCGGTTCGTCTTCGACGCGCTCGTCGTCGCGCTCGCGTCCATCTTCGCCCTCCGACTGCTCGCCGTCCTCGCCGTCTCGCGGGTCTCCGTCCCCGCCGCCAGCGTCCCCGCGCTGGTCCAGACCGCCGTCGCCGCGGTCCTGCTCTTCGTGTACGGCGGGACCGCGCGCCTCCTCATCGACGGGGGCTCCGCCTACGAGGCGTACGTCGTGTTCCTCTCGCGGACCGACCACGGCCCGCCCGTCTTCGACGCGGTGACGCTCGACCACTTCCTGCTTTTGGGCGCGCTCTGTCTGCTCTACGCCGTCGCGGTCTGGGGGTTCCTCGTCGCCGTCGAGCGGCCGTGGCGGCGCGCGCTCGACGTCTCGGTGCTGGATTTCATCCGCGGGTTCATCGGCTACGCCGCCGAGGAGTCCCGTGACCTGGAAGAGTTCTTCGAGCGGCTCGGACAGGAGGCGGTCGTCCCCGTCTCGGCGCTGTCGTTCCGGGTGATCGAGGGAGACGACGCCGGCACGGAGGTCCCCGACGCGGCGGCCGACGCGGCCGGCGACGACCCCGACACGACCGCCGCCGACGGCGGGCGGGTCGATCCCGACCGCCTCGGCGAGGAGAAGGCCCGGTTCGTGCTCCCGATGATCCACCCCGGTCCGCTCGGCGAGATCGGCGGCGGCGACCTCCCCCGTCGGGTCGCGCTCTCCGCGGACGGCGTCGGCTTCCCGCCGCACGCGACCGCGGGTCACGACTTCAACCTCGTCTCCGAGAGCGAGGTCGACTGCGTCATCGACGCCGCCGACCGCGCGCTCGAGGACGCGACGTTCCGCCGGGAGGGGACGGTCCCGCAGTCGGTCGAGGCCGGCGAGTCGTCGGTGCTGGCCCAGCGGTTCGGCGACGCCGCGCTCGCGGTCTCGACGTTCGCGCCGGGGTCGGCCGACGACGTCGACTTCGCGGTCGGCCAGTCCGCGAGGGCGGAGTTCCGGTCCGGCGGGGCGGAGGACGTCCTCCTCGTCGACGGCCACAACTGTCACACGGGGCTCTCGGGGGCGGATCTGGGCCACGTCACGCCCGGCTCGGAGCGTTCCTACGACCTGTACGAGGCCGCCGGCTCCGCCGGGAGGGCGACCGCCGACGCCGACCGCGGGTGGACGGAACTCGGCGTCGCCTGGGAGCCGACCCCCTGGACGCCCGAGGAGGGGATCGGCCCGCTCGGCGTCCGCGTCGCGGTCACCCGCGTCGCCGGCGTCGAGGCCGCCTACGTGCTCATCGACGGCAACAACATGGTGCCGGGCCTGCGCGAGGACCTGCTCGCGGCCGTCCGCGAGGCCACCGGCATCGACCGCGTCGAGGTCATGACCACCGACAACCACGTCGTCAACCGGACCCGCGCGGACAACCGGGTCGGAGAGGAGATCGACGCGGACCGGCTCGCGGAGACGGTCGCGTCGCTCGCGGTCGACGCGCGTGCGGACCTCGAACCCGTCGCGGTCGGCGGGGGAACGGAGCACGCGACGGTGACCGTCTTCGGCAACGACCGCACCGAGACGCTCGCGACGCAGGCCAACGCCGCGCTCTCACTCGGCGCGGCGCTGGCGGCGGCGGTGACGCTTTTCGCCATGTCGGTGAGCGTGCTGCTGTTCTTCCTGACGTGA
- a CDS encoding prefoldin subunit beta — protein sequence MPPEAQEKIEELQELQETAQQVAEQKEQAKTALNESKTALDALEDVDEDAGMYREIGEVLVETDYESAYDDLENKVDSLEVRVEQLEKQEERVQEQFDDLQGELQQMLQGGAGGGGGPMGPGGPGAGGA from the coding sequence ATGCCGCCCGAGGCACAGGAGAAGATCGAGGAGCTTCAGGAGCTTCAGGAGACCGCACAGCAGGTCGCAGAGCAGAAGGAGCAGGCGAAGACCGCGCTCAACGAGTCGAAGACGGCGCTCGACGCCTTAGAGGACGTCGACGAGGACGCCGGCATGTACCGCGAGATCGGCGAGGTGCTCGTCGAGACCGACTACGAGTCCGCCTACGACGACCTCGAGAACAAGGTCGACTCGCTCGAGGTCCGCGTCGAGCAGCTCGAGAAACAGGAGGAGCGCGTTCAAGAGCAGTTCGACGACCTCCAGGGCGAGCTCCAGCAGATGCTCCAGGGCGGCGCGGGCGGCGGCGGCGGCCCGATGGGCCCCGGCGGCCCGGGCGCGGGCGGCGCGTAG
- a CDS encoding KEOPS complex subunit Pcc1 → MTDRDHGTLLSFEYPDERRARIVADALAPEVGELDESRSSATVSRDGSVVRVRVTAADLVALRAGITSWSRLVAVAERVSRDL, encoded by the coding sequence GTGACCGACCGCGACCACGGAACGCTTCTCTCCTTCGAGTACCCCGACGAGCGACGCGCCCGGATCGTCGCCGACGCGCTCGCGCCCGAGGTCGGCGAGCTCGACGAGTCCCGGTCGAGCGCGACCGTCTCGCGGGACGGTTCCGTCGTCCGAGTGCGCGTGACCGCCGCCGACCTCGTCGCGCTGCGGGCCGGGATCACGAGCTGGTCGCGGCTGGTCGCGGTCGCCGAGCGCGTGAGCCGGGACCTGTAG
- a CDS encoding DNA-directed RNA polymerase subunit P: MSYKCSRCKRDVTLDEYGGVRCPYCGHRVLLKERGGDIKEVDVE, from the coding sequence ATGAGTTACAAGTGTTCCCGCTGTAAGCGCGACGTCACGCTCGACGAGTACGGCGGCGTCCGCTGTCCCTACTGCGGCCACCGCGTCCTCCTGAAGGAGCGCGGCGGCGACATCAAGGAAGTCGACGTCGAGTAA
- a CDS encoding 50S ribosomal protein L37: MAEDKARSTGSAGRFGARYGRVARKRVKDIEGEMQNATVDGDDVKRVGTGIWVNEETGETFTGGAYRPETPGGRTVRRSIRAALADEE; encoded by the coding sequence ATGGCTGAGGACAAGGCACGAAGCACCGGCAGCGCGGGCCGATTCGGGGCTCGCTACGGCCGCGTCGCCAGAAAGCGGGTCAAGGACATCGAGGGAGAGATGCAGAACGCGACCGTCGACGGCGACGACGTCAAGCGCGTCGGCACCGGCATCTGGGTGAACGAGGAGACCGGCGAGACGTTCACCGGCGGGGCCTACCGCCCCGAGACTCCCGGCGGTCGGACCGTCCGCCGCTCCATCCGCGCCGCGCTCGCCGACGAGGAATAA